A stretch of Cellulosilyticum sp. I15G10I2 DNA encodes these proteins:
- a CDS encoding aminotransferase class I/II-fold pyridoxal phosphate-dependent enzyme: MFFSKKMAELSSAIFAELSQKKAEMTQQGIEMIDFSIGTPDIPPTPQVIETLIRECSNPENYKYAITDCSELIEAVCKWYETRYDVSLKSDEVVSLLGSQSGFTELALCLIDPGDIVLVPTPSYPIFKVGPLLAGARLYKMPLLKENNYLINLEAIDQEIAQKARFMIVSYPNNPTTGTADRSFYKRLVAFAKKYDIIVLHDNAYSELLFDGTVGESFLSIPGAKEIGIEFNSLSKTYSIPGCRIAFAVGHKEIIRQLKTLKSHVDYGMFLPFQKAAIALLSGPKDYIDVVRETYKKRSILLTDGLANLGWMIEKPKGSMFVWAPIPKNYTSSIDFTHDLMKKAHVIVVPGISFGEEGEGFVRIALVQDEATIQKAIENIQKSGILNT; encoded by the coding sequence ATGTTTTTTTCAAAAAAGATGGCTGAGCTTTCCTCTGCAATTTTTGCTGAACTTAGCCAAAAAAAAGCTGAAATGACACAACAAGGAATAGAAATGATTGATTTTAGTATAGGTACCCCTGATATCCCCCCTACTCCACAGGTCATAGAAACGCTTATTCGTGAATGCAGCAACCCCGAAAACTATAAATATGCTATTACAGATTGTTCTGAACTTATTGAGGCCGTGTGTAAGTGGTATGAAACAAGATATGATGTATCACTTAAATCTGATGAAGTTGTTTCGCTTTTAGGTTCTCAAAGCGGTTTTACCGAACTTGCTCTTTGTCTGATTGATCCTGGTGATATTGTACTTGTTCCTACACCAAGTTATCCTATTTTCAAAGTTGGTCCTTTGCTAGCAGGTGCTAGACTTTATAAAATGCCTCTTCTTAAGGAGAATAATTATCTTATAAATTTAGAGGCAATCGATCAAGAAATAGCTCAAAAAGCTAGGTTTATGATTGTTTCCTACCCTAACAATCCTACTACCGGCACGGCTGATCGTAGTTTCTACAAACGCCTTGTGGCTTTTGCAAAGAAATATGATATTATAGTACTACATGATAATGCCTATAGCGAACTTTTATTTGATGGTACCGTTGGCGAAAGTTTTTTAAGCATTCCTGGTGCAAAAGAGATTGGTATCGAATTTAACTCCCTTTCAAAAACTTATAGTATTCCAGGATGCCGGATTGCCTTTGCAGTAGGTCATAAGGAAATTATCAGACAACTTAAAACCTTAAAATCTCATGTAGACTATGGCATGTTTCTGCCTTTTCAAAAAGCAGCTATAGCGCTATTATCTGGTCCCAAAGACTATATAGATGTTGTACGTGAGACCTATAAAAAACGCAGCATACTTCTAACTGATGGCCTTGCAAATCTTGGATGGATGATTGAAAAGCCTAAAGGCAGCATGTTTGTATGGGCTCCTATTCCAAAAAACTATACCTCTTCTATTGATTTTACCCATGATCTGATGAAAAAAGCTCATGTTATTGTAGTTCCAGGTATTAGTTTTGGAGAAGAAGGGGAAGGTTTTGTACGTATTGCTTTAGTTCAAGATGAGGCTACTATTCAAAAAGCTATTGAAAACATTCAAAAAAGTGGTATTTTAAATACTTAA
- a CDS encoding RMD1 family protein, whose protein sequence is MKAYVRIVAVPIKKNINLALLASSMGIKGFENWRGCLELDVQSVASILRYTVENACVLLYKMGCIVIIGLNEKEEQTILSRLKLFLEIDYLKHMYLFKDYDYCPVAQRHTKAEAMARSVRLRWIEIQVDELVEQAEPLLIKINKGSKRGFTPKFRYLIAKIQRFEIESAGILAMLGRTYQGISKETYEAYMEDYNIKERLMIVNEKLELLKSITSIHELFGRFIGWQRLLAIEAVLLICFPIPGLISLDMVALGQRVLLLINTFFK, encoded by the coding sequence ATGAAAGCATATGTAAGAATTGTTGCGGTACCTATAAAAAAGAATATCAATCTAGCTTTGTTGGCAAGTAGTATGGGGATAAAAGGTTTTGAAAACTGGAGGGGATGCTTAGAACTTGACGTGCAAAGTGTTGCTAGTATTTTAAGGTATACTGTCGAGAATGCTTGTGTACTTCTTTATAAGATGGGATGTATTGTAATAATAGGACTAAATGAAAAAGAAGAACAAACTATTTTAAGCAGGCTCAAACTCTTTCTAGAGATTGATTATCTAAAGCATATGTATCTTTTTAAAGACTATGACTATTGTCCTGTTGCACAAAGGCATACAAAGGCAGAAGCTATGGCAAGAAGCGTAAGGCTTAGATGGATAGAAATACAAGTAGATGAGCTTGTGGAGCAAGCAGAACCTCTGCTTATTAAGATTAATAAAGGAAGCAAACGGGGGTTTACACCAAAATTTCGATATCTTATTGCAAAAATACAGCGGTTTGAAATAGAAAGTGCAGGGATACTAGCAATGCTCGGGAGAACTTATCAGGGAATCTCAAAAGAAACTTATGAAGCGTATATGGAAGACTATAATATTAAAGAGCGACTTATGATAGTTAATGAAAAGTTAGAATTATTGAAGAGTATTACATCTATTCACGAACTTTTTGGAAGATTCATAGGGTGGCAAAGACTACTTGCGATAGAAGCTGTTTTATTAATATGTTTTCCAATACCAGGACTTATTTCTTTGGATATGGTGGCTTTAGGGCAGCGGGTATTGCTTCTGATAAATACATTTTTTAAATGA
- a CDS encoding RMD1 family protein — MSYYKLSAWSVSKEIDLNALAKSFEIPKRFTWEEPIRLYGEVLKNLLQEETVQEGEVFLFYFGSIVLLNGETHWVEKINKYLGKNNLCKLLENWRHFNDEYELVEETGADQCNDSIAKLHSISPYHIELSAITLAKSVALERNELQIEQILNQAESLIERLENGKTRMADKKLGMISASILRHEYDSVSYVLILDKPDITWTVSDANAYYEKLSIIFELADRYEILKQKTDTLRHIVEGFTAVNHGTRSYIMEVVILILILVEVILMLLDLIL, encoded by the coding sequence ATGAGTTACTATAAGCTTAGTGCATGGTCTGTGTCAAAAGAAATAGATCTCAATGCATTAGCAAAGAGTTTTGAGATACCTAAAAGATTTACTTGGGAAGAGCCCATTCGCTTATATGGAGAGGTATTGAAAAATCTTCTACAAGAAGAAACTGTTCAGGAAGGGGAGGTATTTCTTTTCTATTTTGGATCTATTGTACTTTTAAATGGTGAAACACATTGGGTAGAAAAAATTAACAAATATCTTGGCAAAAACAACCTTTGTAAATTGTTGGAAAACTGGAGGCATTTTAATGATGAATACGAGCTTGTAGAGGAAACAGGAGCAGATCAGTGTAATGACAGCATAGCAAAGCTTCATAGCATAAGTCCATATCACATAGAACTTTCAGCCATTACACTTGCGAAGTCAGTTGCCCTAGAACGAAATGAGCTGCAAATAGAACAAATTCTTAATCAGGCTGAGAGTCTTATTGAAAGGTTAGAGAACGGAAAAACAAGAATGGCAGATAAAAAATTAGGCATGATATCAGCCTCTATACTAAGGCATGAATATGACTCAGTAAGCTATGTACTTATCTTGGATAAACCAGATATTACTTGGACAGTAAGTGATGCAAATGCCTATTATGAAAAACTTTCTATCATTTTTGAACTTGCTGATCGTTATGAGATCCTTAAACAAAAAACGGATACCTTAAGACATATTGTAGAAGGATTTACTGCTGTTAACCACGGCACTCGAAGTTATATTATGGAAGTCGTTATTCTTATTCTTATTTTAGTTGAAGTCATACTAATGTTATTGGATCTGATACTATGA